The following are from one region of the Methanoculleus caldifontis genome:
- a CDS encoding WD40 repeat domain-containing protein, with translation MRRVAVLLGVCLLLAGLPAGALAGAALWTYSAPSEITSLSLTPDGSYVLIGEGRLCFLAGNGTPLWQERTAKLAACSADGSLIAAASGPSLTLMDRNATVIWQEEVPSTGVALALSPNGKRIAMADFVGKVYFYDADGTLRATVDTRPKDKSKAVISEIRDVALSRGGEYAAVVSSCGLFYYTGAGRKVWVREGSLEGGTAAAVSGTGNEVAVASDASVRLLNRTGSLLWTYRCPRPVTALAISEDGSRVLAGLQDNSLVCFDREGERIWSFTAGAWIRDVAVSKNGSRVLAGSLDRQAYLFDGAGHLLDTYSLDGGIEHVALTADGTAGVVASFRKVIGISTAAATATPTAAGTTPPPPSTATSAATPVPVTTAPAVPVQEAVTPTPAPEGDSGFPFLPIAGLLACSAAIGAGYLYRQHQEPPLTPEAAVPEGPSAPLHVPEPAPPEVKEAPPAPWRVSLEQGRTREAARILSREMTVLIGQRAGVRVIYIVDALNACPEQRQDLARFFEDANRLAYASKDPTREDIEALEAAYLRLAEEISGGSRTD, from the coding sequence ATGCGGCGTGTTGCGGTCCTCCTCGGTGTCTGTCTCCTCCTTGCCGGCCTGCCGGCCGGCGCCCTGGCAGGAGCGGCGCTCTGGACCTACTCCGCACCGTCCGAGATCACCAGCCTTTCGCTGACTCCGGACGGCTCGTACGTCCTGATCGGCGAGGGACGACTCTGTTTCCTTGCCGGCAACGGCACCCCCCTCTGGCAGGAGCGGACGGCGAAACTGGCCGCCTGCTCTGCCGATGGAAGTCTGATCGCGGCGGCGAGCGGCCCGTCGCTCACCCTCATGGACCGGAACGCCACCGTGATCTGGCAGGAGGAAGTTCCATCTACCGGGGTGGCCCTCGCCCTTTCCCCGAACGGAAAGCGTATTGCGATGGCGGACTTCGTCGGGAAGGTGTACTTCTACGATGCCGACGGCACCCTCCGTGCCACGGTCGACACCCGGCCCAAAGACAAGAGTAAGGCCGTGATCTCCGAGATCCGCGACGTTGCCCTCTCCAGAGGGGGTGAGTATGCCGCAGTCGTCTCCAGTTGCGGCTTATTCTATTATACGGGTGCCGGGAGAAAGGTCTGGGTGCGCGAGGGCAGCCTTGAGGGAGGCACTGCCGCCGCGGTCTCAGGGACGGGCAACGAGGTTGCCGTTGCCTCCGATGCCAGCGTCCGTCTCCTGAACCGCACGGGCAGTCTGCTCTGGACTTACCGGTGCCCCCGCCCGGTCACTGCCCTCGCGATCTCGGAGGACGGCTCCCGTGTCCTGGCCGGGCTGCAGGACAACAGCCTCGTCTGCTTTGACCGGGAGGGCGAGCGGATCTGGAGTTTCACCGCCGGCGCCTGGATACGGGATGTCGCCGTTTCCAAGAACGGCTCCCGCGTCCTTGCCGGTTCTTTGGACCGGCAGGCCTATCTCTTCGACGGAGCCGGGCACCTGCTCGACACCTATTCTCTCGACGGCGGGATAGAGCACGTCGCCCTCACCGCGGACGGCACTGCGGGCGTCGTGGCTTCTTTCCGCAAGGTGATCGGCATCTCGACTGCGGCGGCGACTGCGACGCCCACCGCCGCAGGCACCACGCCCCCTCCCCCGTCAACTGCGACCTCCGCCGCGACCCCTGTCCCGGTAACGACCGCTCCCGCAGTCCCCGTCCAGGAGGCCGTGACCCCCACTCCGGCCCCCGAGGGGGACTCCGGCTTCCCCTTCCTCCCTATCGCCGGCCTCCTTGCCTGTAGCGCGGCCATCGGGGCCGGGTACCTATACCGGCAGCACCAGGAGCCACCCCTGACCCCGGAGGCGGCGGTGCCGGAGGGCCCCTCTGCGCCCTTGCATGTTCCGGAGCCGGCCCCCCCTGAAGTCAAGGAGGCGCCGCCGGCCCCCTGGCGGGTTTCCTTGGAGCAGGGGAGGACAAGGGAGGCGGCGCGAATCCTCTCGCGGGAGATGACCGTCCTGATCGGGCAGCGTGCCGGAGTCCGCGTCATCTACATCGTTGACGCCCTGAACGCCTGCCCGGAGCAGCGGCAGGACCTTGCCCGGTTCTTCGAGGATGCGAATCGCCTCGCCTACGCCTCCAAAGACCCAACCCGGGAGGATATCGAGGCGCTTGAGGCGGCGTACCTGCGCCTCGCAGAGGAGATCTCCGGGGGCTCCCGGACGGACTAA
- a CDS encoding aspartate kinase: protein MKFGGTSVGEADCIRRVADIVESHRAAGDELAVVVSACSKVTDQIIAVADEVIASKEQPELGTLLDAMRTRHTRLLAETAPDYVDEVTAVIDDRLTRLQNILSAVHTLKELTPRSRDYIISFGERLSAPIVSAALRQRGIPSSVLDGAEAGIVTTANYGDARALPASEGRIRSRVTPLLADSTPVIMGFMGATEQGVITTLGRSGSDYSAAVVGAGIDADEIWIWTDVDGVMTSDPRIIKDARVLDDISYLEVMELSYFGAKVLHPRSIEPAMQKDIPIRVKNSFRPEVPGTLVLRDKHQEKRVVKAVALIEKVALVNVNGAQMIGRPGVARTIFQALAEREVNVMMISQGSSEANISLIIDETHLEAAKAALDPIVQQGVVREATYDRDVAAVAVVGAGMAGSPGTGGRIFSALGRAGINVMMISQGSSEVNVSFVVTGGDGKRALQVLHDEFRLSENSDD from the coding sequence ATGAAATTCGGCGGCACCTCCGTCGGGGAAGCAGATTGTATCCGACGGGTCGCAGACATCGTGGAATCGCATCGTGCGGCAGGCGACGAGCTTGCCGTGGTCGTATCGGCATGCTCGAAGGTCACCGACCAGATCATCGCGGTGGCCGACGAGGTCATCGCGAGCAAGGAGCAGCCCGAGCTCGGGACGCTTCTTGACGCCATGCGGACCCGGCACACCCGGCTCCTCGCGGAGACCGCTCCCGACTACGTCGACGAGGTGACCGCGGTCATCGACGACCGGCTCACCCGGCTGCAGAACATCCTCTCCGCGGTCCACACCTTGAAAGAGCTGACTCCACGGTCCCGCGACTACATCATCTCCTTCGGGGAGCGGCTCTCCGCCCCGATCGTCTCGGCCGCCCTCCGGCAGCGCGGTATCCCTTCCTCCGTCCTCGACGGCGCCGAGGCCGGGATCGTCACGACCGCGAACTACGGGGACGCCCGTGCCCTCCCGGCGAGCGAGGGGAGGATCCGGAGCCGGGTCACCCCGCTCCTCGCGGATTCCACCCCGGTGATCATGGGGTTCATGGGAGCGACCGAGCAGGGCGTCATCACCACCCTCGGCCGGAGCGGCTCCGACTACTCGGCGGCCGTCGTCGGCGCCGGGATCGATGCCGACGAGATCTGGATCTGGACCGACGTCGACGGCGTGATGACGTCTGACCCCCGGATCATCAAGGATGCCCGGGTCCTCGACGACATCTCCTACCTCGAGGTGATGGAACTCTCCTACTTCGGCGCGAAGGTCCTCCACCCGCGCTCGATCGAGCCCGCGATGCAGAAGGATATCCCGATCCGGGTCAAGAACTCCTTCCGGCCCGAAGTCCCCGGCACCCTCGTCCTCCGCGACAAGCACCAGGAGAAGCGGGTGGTCAAGGCCGTCGCCCTGATCGAGAAGGTGGCGCTCGTCAACGTCAACGGCGCCCAGATGATCGGCCGCCCCGGCGTCGCACGGACGATCTTTCAGGCGCTCGCGGAGCGCGAGGTGAACGTCATGATGATCTCGCAGGGCTCCTCTGAAGCCAACATCTCCCTCATCATCGACGAGACCCACCTCGAGGCCGCGAAGGCCGCCCTCGACCCGATCGTGCAGCAGGGCGTCGTGCGCGAGGCTACCTACGACCGCGACGTCGCGGCGGTCGCCGTTGTGGGGGCCGGGATGGCCGGCTCCCCCGGCACCGGGGGCCGGATCTTCTCCGCGCTCGGCCGTGCCGGGATCAACGTCATGATGATCTCGCAGGGCTCAAGCGAGGTGAACGTCTCCTTCGTCGTGACGGGCGGCGACGGCAAGCGTGCCCTGCAGGTGCTGCACGACGAATTCCGTCTCTCGGAGAACTCAGATGACTGA
- the tfrA gene encoding fumarate reductase (CoM/CoB) subunit TfrA — protein MLVDEIVDAHVLVIGSGGAGVRAAIEASRHGGVVLVSKTIAGKGGCTTMAEGGFNAVLRDADSVDVHREDTLKGGAYLNDPALVDALVREAPERMGDLVRWGAVFDVTDDCQVAQRPFGGQRFPRTCYAGDRTGHELIMTLLDRLDATDTQLYQEVSVVDLVKDENGAVAGAIALDRDGSPVLFSADATVLATGGGTQVYDVSTNSAAGTGDGFAMAYRAGAELIDMEMVQFHPTGAIYPYDARGRLVTEAVRGEGGVLLNARRERFMERYDPARMELSTRDVVARAIATEVLEGRGTARGGVYLDVTHLPAETIESRLPVMLEQFLAYGVDIRREPMEVAPTAHHIMGGLRITPECRTTIPGLFACGEVTGAVHGANRLGGNALADTQVFGKRAGEFAGKAPARSGRIDSAGVDGVLGVLDGFSDGDTSPAAVRKDLKLTMWNRAGIFRNAADLQTALDEIRGLAARRVRAASTANLTECCTVRNMCTTASLVVRCALLRPENRGAHVRRDATVITEPATSPFSHTYVSLARVGIERREVPA, from the coding sequence ATGCTTGTTGACGAGATTGTGGACGCGCACGTGCTGGTTATCGGAAGCGGCGGCGCCGGGGTGCGAGCCGCGATCGAGGCCTCCCGGCACGGCGGCGTGGTCCTGGTCTCCAAGACCATTGCCGGCAAGGGCGGGTGCACGACGATGGCGGAAGGCGGGTTCAACGCAGTGCTGCGGGACGCGGACTCCGTCGACGTCCACCGCGAGGACACGCTGAAGGGCGGGGCGTACCTCAACGACCCCGCGCTCGTGGACGCGCTGGTCCGCGAGGCGCCGGAGCGGATGGGCGACCTCGTCCGGTGGGGTGCGGTCTTCGACGTGACCGATGATTGCCAGGTCGCGCAGCGGCCGTTCGGGGGGCAGCGGTTCCCCCGGACCTGCTATGCCGGCGACCGGACGGGCCACGAGCTGATCATGACGCTCCTCGACCGGCTCGACGCGACGGACACGCAGCTCTACCAGGAGGTCTCGGTCGTCGACCTCGTCAAAGACGAGAACGGGGCGGTCGCGGGCGCGATCGCTCTCGACCGGGACGGGAGCCCCGTCCTCTTTTCGGCCGACGCGACGGTGCTCGCGACCGGCGGGGGGACGCAGGTCTACGACGTCTCGACGAACTCCGCCGCCGGGACCGGGGACGGGTTCGCGATGGCTTACCGGGCAGGGGCGGAGCTGATCGATATGGAGATGGTCCAGTTCCACCCCACCGGTGCGATCTACCCCTACGACGCCCGCGGCCGGCTGGTGACGGAGGCGGTCCGGGGCGAGGGGGGCGTACTCCTGAACGCCCGGCGCGAGCGGTTCATGGAGCGTTACGACCCGGCCCGGATGGAGCTCTCGACCCGCGACGTTGTCGCCCGGGCGATCGCGACCGAGGTGCTGGAGGGCCGCGGGACGGCCCGCGGCGGGGTCTACCTGGACGTGACCCACCTCCCCGCGGAGACGATCGAGAGCAGGCTCCCCGTGATGCTCGAGCAGTTCCTCGCCTACGGCGTGGATATCCGGCGGGAGCCGATGGAGGTCGCTCCCACCGCCCACCATATCATGGGCGGGCTCCGGATCACCCCGGAGTGCCGGACGACCATCCCGGGCCTCTTCGCCTGCGGTGAGGTGACCGGCGCGGTCCACGGGGCAAACCGCCTCGGCGGGAACGCGCTTGCCGACACCCAGGTCTTCGGGAAGCGGGCCGGGGAGTTCGCCGGGAAGGCGCCGGCCCGGAGCGGCCGCATCGACTCCGCCGGAGTCGACGGGGTGCTCGGGGTCCTCGACGGCTTCTCCGACGGGGATACGAGCCCCGCCGCCGTCCGGAAGGATTTGAAACTCACGATGTGGAACCGGGCCGGGATCTTCCGGAACGCCGCCGACCTGCAGACGGCGCTCGACGAGATCCGGGGGCTTGCCGCCCGACGGGTCCGCGCCGCCTCGACGGCGAACCTTACCGAATGTTGTACGGTCCGGAACATGTGCACCACGGCCTCCCTGGTCGTCCGGTGCGCCCTTCTCCGGCCGGAGAACCGGGGCGCCCACGTCCGTCGGGACGCGACGGTTATCACGGAGCCGGCGACGTCGCCCTTCTCCCACACCTACGTCTCGCTCGCGCGCGTTGGGATCGAGCGGCGGGAGGTGCCGGCATGA
- the purM gene encoding phosphoribosylformylglycinamidine cyclo-ligase produces MTEHTYREAGVDIDLEARAVRALIENLTYRRTGDFSMLGKVGHFAGLIDCGPFVLALAVDGVGTKMLVADELRDWSTVGIDCIAMNVNDLYVMNLEPVAFVDYVATDALSPEKMAQIGLGLNEGARLANMNIVGGETATLKGLVNGLDLAGTCLGVQKKEKVVTGEAIVPGDVIVGVPSSGIHSNGLTLARRVVEDCASYETRLSSGKTLGQELLTPTRIYAEVLRVTEACEIHGMCHVTGGGLLNFERLTGYGFSFTEPLEVPEIFRWLQENGNIGTVEMYRTFNMGMGYAFVAPRESVAAIQKILPDARVVGTVTAEPGVRLKGIEIK; encoded by the coding sequence ATGACTGAACATACTTACCGCGAAGCCGGGGTCGATATCGACCTCGAGGCCCGGGCGGTCCGGGCGCTGATCGAGAACCTCACCTACCGGAGGACCGGCGACTTTTCGATGCTCGGGAAGGTCGGCCACTTCGCCGGCCTGATCGACTGCGGCCCGTTCGTCCTCGCGCTCGCCGTCGACGGCGTCGGCACGAAGATGCTCGTCGCGGACGAGCTTCGCGACTGGAGCACCGTCGGGATCGACTGCATCGCGATGAACGTCAACGACCTCTACGTGATGAACCTCGAGCCCGTGGCGTTCGTCGACTACGTCGCGACCGACGCCCTCTCGCCGGAGAAGATGGCCCAGATCGGCCTGGGCTTGAACGAGGGCGCGAGGCTCGCGAACATGAACATCGTCGGCGGGGAGACCGCGACCCTCAAGGGGCTCGTGAACGGCCTCGACCTTGCCGGGACCTGCCTTGGGGTCCAGAAGAAGGAGAAGGTCGTCACCGGCGAAGCGATCGTCCCCGGCGACGTCATCGTCGGCGTCCCCTCAAGCGGCATCCACAGCAACGGCTTAACCCTTGCGCGGAGGGTCGTCGAGGACTGCGCCTCCTACGAGACCCGGCTCTCGAGCGGCAAGACCCTGGGGCAGGAACTCCTGACCCCGACCCGGATCTACGCCGAGGTCCTCCGGGTGACGGAGGCCTGCGAAATCCACGGGATGTGTCACGTCACCGGCGGCGGGCTCCTGAACTTCGAGCGGCTCACCGGCTACGGGTTCTCCTTCACCGAACCCCTCGAGGTCCCCGAGATCTTCAGGTGGCTGCAGGAGAACGGGAACATCGGGACGGTCGAGATGTACCGGACCTTCAACATGGGCATGGGCTACGCCTTCGTCGCCCCAAGAGAGAGCGTCGCCGCGATCCAGAAGATCCTCCCCGACGCCCGGGTGGTCGGCACGGTGACGGCGGAACCCGGCGTGCGGTTGAAGGGTATCGAGATTAAGTGA
- the tfrB gene encoding fumarate reductase (CoM/CoB) subunit TfrB, with amino-acid sequence MKTITLAVSRFDPAEDMEPHIEEYTVRVNEGARVLHALHAIRDEHDATLSYRYCCGSGQCGSCAVKVDGKPALACMAEARDGMTVEPLDLPVVKDLTVDMEPVIAKIARICPAHDAGLPSQEEIATIKPLRDCIECLCCVSACPALQVTEFAGPTVLRQEMRLALDPRDSGDRITDSIAKGLFYCTTCKRCTEVCPKAIDIPGKAIEKLREVANRQGLTLPRHQEVARLVRETGRSVERTKETFLEQVPEVIEPDGPVRGEVGFFVGCMFNGRVPQTALDAMEVMKRNGIRVIVPHDQVCCGSPLIRTGQTADVDDLKRRNIEAFARRGIKTVMTICAGCGATLKNDYDTPFTVKDVTEVLTEYGIEPPAKLDITATYHDPCHLLRGQGISEQPRELLRGAVREFVEMPTQCCGAGGGVRSGVPEEAKALGAKRDECVKATGADVVVTVCPFCEFHIADCTDVPVKNLVTVLLEGYRKKDAERKGSA; translated from the coding sequence ATGAAGACGATCACCCTCGCGGTCTCCCGGTTCGACCCGGCCGAGGACATGGAGCCGCACATCGAGGAGTACACGGTCCGGGTCAACGAGGGCGCCCGGGTCCTCCACGCCCTCCACGCGATCCGCGACGAGCACGATGCGACGCTCTCCTACCGCTACTGCTGCGGGTCCGGGCAGTGCGGGAGCTGCGCCGTCAAGGTGGACGGGAAGCCCGCCCTCGCCTGCATGGCGGAGGCCCGCGACGGGATGACGGTCGAGCCGCTCGACCTCCCGGTCGTCAAAGACCTCACGGTCGACATGGAGCCGGTGATCGCGAAGATCGCCCGGATCTGCCCGGCGCACGATGCAGGCCTCCCGTCACAGGAGGAGATCGCGACGATCAAGCCGCTCCGGGACTGCATCGAGTGCCTCTGCTGCGTCTCGGCCTGCCCGGCGCTCCAGGTGACGGAGTTCGCCGGTCCGACGGTGCTCCGGCAGGAGATGCGCCTCGCCCTCGATCCCCGGGATTCCGGGGACCGGATCACGGATTCGATCGCAAAAGGCCTCTTCTACTGCACGACCTGCAAGCGCTGTACGGAGGTCTGCCCGAAGGCGATCGACATCCCGGGCAAAGCCATCGAGAAGCTCCGCGAGGTCGCGAACCGCCAGGGGCTGACCCTCCCCCGCCACCAGGAGGTGGCGCGGCTGGTCAGGGAGACAGGAAGGAGTGTCGAGCGGACGAAAGAGACGTTCCTCGAGCAGGTGCCGGAGGTGATCGAGCCCGACGGCCCCGTCCGCGGTGAGGTGGGCTTCTTCGTCGGGTGCATGTTCAACGGCCGGGTGCCGCAGACGGCGCTCGATGCGATGGAGGTCATGAAGCGCAACGGCATCCGGGTGATCGTCCCCCACGACCAGGTCTGCTGCGGCTCGCCGCTGATCCGGACGGGGCAGACGGCGGACGTCGACGACCTGAAGAGGAGGAACATCGAGGCCTTCGCCCGCCGGGGCATCAAGACCGTGATGACGATCTGCGCCGGGTGCGGGGCGACGCTGAAGAACGATTACGATACGCCGTTCACCGTCAAAGACGTCACCGAGGTCCTGACGGAGTACGGGATCGAGCCGCCGGCGAAGCTGGATATCACGGCGACCTACCACGACCCCTGCCACCTCCTCCGCGGCCAGGGGATCAGCGAGCAGCCGCGGGAACTGCTCCGCGGAGCCGTGCGGGAGTTCGTCGAGATGCCGACGCAGTGCTGCGGCGCCGGCGGCGGCGTCCGGTCGGGGGTGCCGGAGGAGGCGAAAGCCCTCGGTGCAAAACGCGACGAATGCGTGAAGGCGACCGGCGCCGACGTCGTGGTGACGGTCTGCCCGTTCTGCGAGTTCCATATCGCGGACTGCACGGACGTGCCGGTGAAGAACCTGGTGACGGTGCTGCTCGAGGGCTACCGGAAGAAGGACGCGGAGCGGAAAGGCTCTGCGTGA
- a CDS encoding ZPR1 zinc finger domain-containing protein encodes MRDAYQGTCPACGCDIEIVHHRLDIPHFPDLLLVAIACEGCGYRHTDTIILGEGDPVRWTVRVEEPEDLAIRVVRSTTGTITIPEFGLSVEPGTACEGFVTNIEGVISRFERAVGTVLADPESEEERAAALRMLETLGTAREVAVPFTVILEDPSGNSMLVSEKAEKMLLDQSEA; translated from the coding sequence GTGCGGGATGCGTACCAGGGGACCTGTCCGGCGTGCGGGTGCGATATCGAGATCGTCCACCACCGCCTGGACATCCCCCACTTCCCCGACCTGCTGCTCGTCGCGATCGCCTGCGAGGGATGCGGCTACCGGCACACCGACACCATCATCCTCGGGGAGGGCGACCCGGTGCGATGGACGGTGCGCGTGGAGGAGCCCGAGGACCTCGCCATCCGGGTGGTGCGGAGCACGACGGGGACGATCACGATCCCGGAGTTCGGCCTCTCGGTCGAGCCCGGGACCGCCTGCGAGGGGTTCGTCACCAACATCGAGGGGGTCATCTCCCGGTTCGAGCGGGCGGTGGGGACGGTCCTCGCCGACCCGGAGAGCGAGGAGGAGCGGGCGGCCGCACTCAGGATGCTCGAGACCCTCGGCACCGCGCGGGAAGTGGCCGTTCCCTTCACGGTCATCCTCGAGGACCCTTCCGGAAACAGCATGCTCGTCAGTGAGAAAGCCGAAAAGATGCTCCTCGATCAGAGCGAGGCCTGA